The proteins below come from a single Natrinema sp. SYSU A 869 genomic window:
- a CDS encoding ribose-phosphate diphosphokinase: protein MIISGSASQALAAALARELEEPLAAVEYDRFPDGELLAAVPGVAEAEPDRAVIVASTVSSDAHLELLQLQDAAREAGVEEVVTVLPYMGYGRQDAAFESGHPVSARAVARAISTGTDRVLTVNPHEETVCDFFEPTATAIDAAGRLAEPLPNDLTDPVFLSPDAGAIDLAETAREAYGAGETDYFEKTRHSGTKVEISPSDVEVAGRDVVVVDDIIATGSTMSEAVAVLEDRNVDRVFVTCVHPLLARNAVTKLSRAGVEAIYGTDTIERGVGTVSVAPTLAAHL from the coding sequence ATGATCATCAGCGGATCCGCGTCGCAGGCTCTCGCCGCGGCGCTCGCACGCGAACTCGAGGAACCGCTCGCCGCCGTCGAGTACGACCGCTTTCCCGACGGCGAACTGCTCGCGGCCGTCCCCGGCGTCGCCGAGGCCGAGCCCGACCGAGCGGTGATCGTCGCCTCGACCGTCTCGAGCGATGCCCATCTCGAGCTACTCCAGTTGCAGGACGCCGCCCGCGAGGCCGGCGTCGAGGAGGTTGTCACCGTCCTGCCGTACATGGGCTACGGCCGGCAGGACGCGGCCTTCGAGTCGGGTCATCCCGTCTCCGCCCGGGCAGTCGCCCGTGCAATTTCGACCGGAACGGACCGCGTGCTAACCGTCAATCCCCACGAAGAAACGGTCTGTGACTTTTTCGAGCCGACGGCGACCGCCATCGACGCGGCCGGGCGGCTGGCCGAGCCCCTACCCAACGACCTGACGGATCCAGTCTTCCTCTCACCCGACGCAGGGGCGATCGACCTCGCCGAGACGGCTCGAGAGGCCTACGGCGCGGGTGAGACTGACTACTTCGAAAAGACCCGCCACTCCGGCACCAAGGTCGAAATTTCGCCGAGCGACGTCGAGGTCGCCGGCCGCGACGTCGTCGTCGTCGACGACATCATCGCGACCGGATCGACGATGAGCGAGGCCGTCGCCGTCCTCGAGGACCGAAACGTCGATCGGGTCTTCGTCACCTGCGTCCACCCGCTGCTCGCTCGCAACGCCGTCACGAAACTCTCGCGGGCCGGCGTGGAAGCGATTTACGGCACCGACACCATCGAGCGAGGCGTTGGTACCGTCTCCGTTGCACCGACGCTCGCGGCACACCTGTAA
- the ileS gene encoding isoleucine--tRNA ligase, with the protein MSRFGEVDDQYDPHELEQRVFEYWDDVDAYEQTVEHRSDGESYFFVDGPPYTSGSAHMGTTWNKSLKDVYLRFLRMQGYDVTDRPGYDMHGLPIETRVEERLGFENKQDIEEFGEENFIQECKDYADEQLEGLQSDFQDFGVWMDWDDPYRTVEPEYMEAAWWGFSKAAGRGLVEKGHRSISQCPRCETAIANNEVEYEDVEDPSIYVTFDLEDRDGKLVIWTTTPWTVPANTFVAVDEEGDYVGVRAEKDGEEELLYIADAKHEDVLREGRYDDYEVVEERTGEELLGWSYEHPLAEEVPDHVDAEGVFEVYAADYVDTDGDGTGLVHSAPGHGEVDFERGRELGFSIFCPVGGDGVYTEEAGKYEGQFVKDADDEIMADLEDNGALLASGTVNHSYGHCWRCDTGILQIVTDQWFITITDVKDELLANIEDSEWHPEWARDNRFRDFVEEAPDWNVSRQRYWGIPLPIWTPEDRDDDEDRIVISDREELAERVDQDIDPDAVDLHKDTVDDLTITDGDTTYTRVPDVFDVWLDSSVASWGTLDYPSDDSRFDELWPADFILEAHDQTRGWFWSQLGMGTAALGESPYQEVLMHGHALMPDGRAMSKSKDILIDPHEAIDRHGRDVMRMFLLSNNPQGEDMRFDWDGMQTMENHLRTLWNVFRFPLPYMRLDEFDPQEATLDEVDSDLELIDEWALARLQSTKAEMTAQFEERRQDKAIDALIEFIVEDVSRFYVQAVRERMWAEEDSGSKSAAYATIYHVLRESVTLLAPYAPFISEEIYGTLTGDEGHPTVHMEDWPVVDEYWEDEQLEVDVALLRAIEEAGANARQQAGRKLRWPVSRVVVAADDQRVVDAVSRHTELLEDRLNAREIELVSPDERWGELRYSAEADMSELGPTFGDRAGQVMNALNEARIDEPSLESIEDAVSDVLEDGEEITDEMVSFVTQTPDSVAGTAFSTDGDDRGVAYVDASLTDDIESEGYAREVIRRVQEMRKDLELDVEERIALEFAIDDDRIADLVADHEDLISEEVRADERRAVEDGHRKEWEVEGVTVEIAIEPLAAAEVSD; encoded by the coding sequence ATGAGCAGGTTCGGCGAGGTCGACGACCAGTACGACCCACACGAACTCGAGCAGCGGGTCTTCGAGTACTGGGACGACGTCGACGCCTACGAGCAGACGGTCGAGCACCGATCGGACGGTGAGTCCTACTTCTTCGTCGACGGCCCGCCGTACACGTCGGGATCGGCGCACATGGGAACCACCTGGAACAAGTCGCTGAAAGACGTCTATCTGCGCTTCCTGCGGATGCAGGGGTACGACGTCACCGACCGGCCGGGCTACGACATGCACGGGCTCCCTATCGAGACCCGCGTCGAGGAACGGCTGGGCTTCGAGAACAAACAGGACATCGAGGAGTTCGGCGAGGAGAACTTCATCCAGGAGTGTAAGGACTACGCCGATGAGCAACTCGAGGGGCTTCAGTCCGACTTCCAGGACTTCGGCGTCTGGATGGACTGGGACGACCCCTACCGGACGGTCGAACCGGAGTACATGGAGGCCGCCTGGTGGGGCTTTTCGAAGGCCGCCGGTCGCGGGCTCGTCGAGAAGGGACATCGCTCCATCTCGCAGTGTCCGCGCTGTGAGACTGCCATCGCGAACAACGAGGTCGAGTACGAGGACGTTGAGGACCCCTCCATTTACGTCACGTTCGACCTCGAAGATCGGGACGGCAAGCTCGTCATCTGGACGACGACCCCGTGGACGGTTCCAGCCAACACCTTTGTCGCCGTCGACGAGGAGGGCGACTACGTCGGCGTTCGCGCGGAGAAAGACGGCGAGGAGGAACTGCTCTACATCGCCGACGCGAAACACGAGGACGTCCTGCGGGAGGGCCGCTACGACGACTACGAGGTCGTCGAGGAACGAACGGGTGAGGAACTGCTCGGCTGGTCCTACGAGCACCCCCTAGCTGAAGAGGTGCCCGACCACGTCGACGCCGAGGGAGTGTTCGAGGTCTACGCTGCCGACTACGTCGACACTGACGGCGACGGCACCGGGCTCGTCCACTCCGCGCCCGGCCACGGTGAAGTGGACTTCGAGCGCGGTCGCGAACTCGGGTTCTCGATCTTCTGTCCGGTCGGCGGCGACGGCGTCTACACCGAGGAGGCCGGCAAGTACGAGGGCCAGTTCGTCAAGGACGCCGACGATGAGATCATGGCCGACCTCGAGGACAACGGCGCACTGCTCGCGTCCGGGACCGTCAATCACAGCTACGGTCACTGCTGGCGCTGTGATACAGGGATCCTCCAGATCGTCACCGACCAGTGGTTCATCACGATCACCGACGTCAAGGACGAACTCCTCGCAAACATCGAAGACAGCGAGTGGCACCCCGAATGGGCACGGGACAACCGCTTCCGCGACTTCGTCGAGGAGGCACCGGACTGGAACGTCTCCCGCCAGCGCTACTGGGGCATTCCGCTGCCGATCTGGACGCCCGAAGACCGGGACGACGACGAAGACCGGATCGTCATCAGTGACCGCGAGGAGCTCGCCGAGCGCGTCGATCAGGATATCGATCCCGACGCAGTCGACCTGCACAAGGACACCGTCGACGACCTGACGATCACCGACGGGGACACTACCTACACTCGCGTTCCCGACGTGTTCGACGTCTGGCTCGACTCCTCCGTCGCGTCATGGGGCACCCTCGATTACCCCTCGGACGACAGCCGGTTCGACGAGCTCTGGCCCGCCGACTTCATCCTCGAGGCCCACGATCAGACCCGGGGCTGGTTCTGGTCCCAGCTGGGCATGGGCACTGCCGCGCTCGGCGAGAGCCCGTACCAGGAGGTCCTGATGCACGGCCACGCGCTCATGCCCGACGGCCGTGCAATGAGCAAGTCCAAGGACATCCTGATCGATCCCCACGAGGCCATCGACCGCCACGGCCGGGACGTGATGCGCATGTTCCTCCTCTCGAACAACCCGCAAGGTGAGGACATGCGCTTCGACTGGGACGGGATGCAGACGATGGAGAACCACCTCCGGACGCTGTGGAACGTCTTCCGGTTCCCGCTGCCGTATATGCGGCTGGACGAATTTGATCCACAAGAGGCCACGCTGGACGAGGTTGATTCGGACCTCGAACTCATCGACGAGTGGGCCCTTGCCCGCTTGCAGTCCACGAAGGCTGAGATGACCGCCCAGTTCGAGGAGCGCCGGCAGGACAAGGCGATCGACGCGCTCATCGAGTTTATCGTCGAGGACGTCTCGCGGTTCTACGTGCAGGCGGTCCGCGAACGTATGTGGGCCGAAGAGGACAGCGGCTCCAAGAGCGCAGCCTACGCGACGATCTATCACGTGCTCCGGGAGAGCGTCACCCTGCTCGCGCCCTACGCGCCGTTCATCAGCGAGGAGATCTACGGCACGCTGACCGGAGATGAGGGCCATCCCACGGTTCACATGGAGGACTGGCCCGTCGTCGACGAGTACTGGGAGGACGAACAGCTTGAGGTCGACGTCGCCCTCCTCCGCGCGATCGAGGAAGCCGGCGCGAACGCCCGTCAGCAGGCCGGCCGAAAGCTGCGCTGGCCCGTCTCGCGGGTCGTCGTCGCCGCCGACGATCAGCGGGTCGTCGACGCTGTTTCCCGCCACACCGAACTGCTCGAGGACCGGCTCAACGCCCGGGAGATCGAACTCGTCTCGCCCGACGAGCGCTGGGGCGAACTGCGGTACAGCGCCGAGGCCGACATGAGCGAACTCGGCCCGACCTTTGGCGACCGCGCCGGCCAGGTCATGAACGCGCTCAACGAGGCCCGGATCGACGAGCCGAGCCTCGAGTCGATCGAGGACGCCGTTTCGGACGTGCTCGAGGACGGCGAGGAGATCACCGACGAGATGGTTTCCTTCGTGACCCAGACGCCCGACAGCGTCGCCGGCACCGCGTTTAGCACCGATGGTGACGACCGCGGCGTGGCTTACGTCGACGCCTCGCTGACCGACGATATCGAGAGCGAGGGCTACGCTCGCGAGGTCATCCGTCGGGTCCAGGAGATGCGCAAGGACCTCGAGCTCGACGTCGAAGAGCGGATCGCGCTCGAGTTCGCGATCGACGACGATCGCATCGCCGACCTCGTCGCGGATCACGAGGATCTGATCAGCGAGGAGGTTCGCGCTGACGAACGCCGTGCTGTCGAGGACGGCCACCGCAAGGAGTGGGAGGTCGAAGGCGTGACGGTGGAGATTGCGATCGAGCCGCTGGCGGCTGCGGAAGTGTCAGACTAG
- a CDS encoding class I SAM-dependent methyltransferase encodes MTKPEQTGNAVKELVQQHWNDRATTFDDASHHGIHTDEQHERWSSILREWTGDEPLQVLDIGCGTGVLSLLLADLGHAVTGVDVAPQMLERARAKATRADRSIEFYRGDAEALAVTDDAVELVTARHLVWTLPNPEQAIAEWQRVVEPGGRILVIEGYWDHAEPWDEYEEIHDDLPMYDGRPPDELRAVLARHGLRKIEHEPLLDPVLWGREPHHEYYLMAGTVPR; translated from the coding sequence ATGACGAAACCGGAACAGACCGGCAATGCTGTCAAGGAACTCGTCCAACAGCACTGGAACGACCGCGCAACGACGTTCGACGACGCAAGCCACCACGGGATCCACACCGATGAACAGCACGAACGGTGGTCGTCGATTCTCCGCGAGTGGACCGGTGACGAACCGCTTCAGGTGCTCGATATCGGGTGTGGAACAGGAGTTCTTTCACTGCTGTTGGCGGACCTGGGCCACGCCGTCACGGGTGTCGATGTCGCGCCGCAGATGCTCGAGCGTGCCCGAGCGAAAGCGACACGGGCGGATCGGTCGATCGAGTTTTACCGGGGAGACGCGGAGGCCCTCGCGGTTACTGACGACGCCGTCGAACTGGTCACGGCTCGCCACCTCGTCTGGACGCTTCCGAACCCCGAGCAAGCGATCGCGGAATGGCAGCGAGTTGTCGAACCGGGCGGTCGGATTCTCGTAATCGAGGGCTATTGGGACCACGCCGAACCGTGGGACGAGTACGAGGAAATCCACGACGACCTGCCGATGTACGACGGCCGACCGCCCGACGAACTGCGCGCGGTTCTCGCACGGCATGGCCTCCGAAAAATCGAGCACGAACCGCTACTCGATCCAGTGCTGTGGGGGCGGGAACCGCACCACGAGTACTATCTCATGGCCGGTACGGTGCCCCGTTGA
- a CDS encoding heme NO-binding domain-containing protein: MHGIVHKTLKEYVVERTDDGTWDTIVEQSGLEPKLYLPVSHYDDGEIDAILDTLSTMATQDRQAIERDFGTTLAPELLSTFSAHVHRDWELPELLGSLEDVSDDIETATEDTSLPELTCTREAGHATVTYDTHRDQQYCKLAHGILEGFVAAFDADATVTKTACVNDEAETCQFRVDFE; the protein is encoded by the coding sequence ATGCACGGAATCGTCCACAAGACCCTCAAGGAATACGTCGTCGAGCGGACCGACGACGGTACCTGGGACACGATCGTCGAGCAGTCCGGCCTCGAGCCGAAGCTTTATCTTCCCGTTTCTCACTACGACGACGGGGAAATCGATGCCATCCTCGACACGCTCTCGACGATGGCCACGCAGGATCGACAGGCGATCGAGCGCGACTTCGGCACGACGCTCGCCCCGGAACTGCTCTCGACGTTCAGCGCCCACGTTCATCGCGACTGGGAACTGCCGGAACTGCTCGGCTCACTCGAGGACGTCTCCGACGATATCGAAACTGCTACGGAGGACACCTCGCTTCCCGAACTCACCTGCACGCGGGAAGCCGGTCACGCGACTGTCACATACGATACCCACCGTGACCAGCAATACTGCAAGCTCGCCCACGGGATCCTCGAGGGCTTCGTCGCCGCGTTCGACGCGGATGCAACAGTGACGAAAACGGCGTGCGTCAACGACGAGGCCGAAACCTGTCAGTTCCGCGTCGACTTCGAATAA